GATGGTAGCTGACTGGCCTGTAGACCCCGGCTTCTTCTTTACTATCCTCCATGGCTGTTCTCCGAATATCAGGAAACTCACTTGTTATAACGGACAGGTTATCCAAAATATGGAAGGTAGCGGCCACAAACTGGAGTTCTGTTTAAATCTGGAATGGACCCCATCTGAACCTATTCTTTTatttaactttaaaggggtagtgcaccaaaaaaaattttcttttaaatcaactgctgccatgaagtgccagagatttgtaatttacttctattaaaaaatctcaagccttccagtacttatcagctgctgtgtgtccagcaggaagtggtgttttctttcctgtctgacacagtgctctctgttgcttcctctgtccatgtcaggaactgtccagagaaggagcaaatccccatagaaaacctctcctgctctccagactggaaataataccacttcctgctgggcatacagcagctgataagtactggaaggcttgagattttttaatagaagtaaattacaaatctctggcacttcatggcagcagttgatatgaaagaaaaaaaaaattggtgcactacccctttaaggctgggttcacactatgtatatttgaggctgtatttgtgaggctgtatagcaaccaaaaccaggagtggattgaaaacacagaaaggctctgttcacataatgttgtaattgagtggatggccgccatttaatggcaaatatttgctgttattttaaaacaacggctgtggtattgaaataatggccgttatttactgttatatggcggccatccactcagtttcaccattgtgtgaacagatcctttctgtgttttcaatccactcctggttttggttgctatgaggacctgacatgaggaccaaatacagcctcaaatatacatagtgtgaacccagcctaaatgtgaaATTTTTACCTAAGACATTGGTGCCAAGAACACAAGAGCTGAACTTTACAACTAGAGGTAGTGCCGTATCCTAACCCTTCTAAAGATGCTGAGCAAGAGAAGCTACTAAAATGCTTccatcttaacccttagaggaccgggccaatttcaatttttgcgttttcgttttttccttcttaggCCATAGCACtcgcatttttttcacctagatacccacatgagcccttattttttgcgccactaattgtactttgcaatgacaggctaaatttttttttttataaaactcactgcaaaagcagaaaaaattaaatgtgtggcgaaaatgggagaaaaaaaactatttattttttgtttttgtttttatgccgttcgccctggggttaaactgtcttgttatatatgttcctcaagtcgttaagattatgatatgtaacatgtataacttatattgtatctgatggccggtaaaaaattcaaaccattgttaacaaatatatgttccttaaaatcgctccattcccaggcttatagcgcttttatcctttggtctatgggtctgtgtgaggtgtcattttttgcgccatgatgtgttctttctatcggtaccttgattgcgcatatacgactttttgatcgctttttattacaatttttctggatttgatgcgaccaaaaatgcacaattttgcactttgggattttttgcacttgcgccgtttaccgtgcgagatcaggaatgtgattaactaatagtttgggcaattacgcacgtggcgatagcaaacatgtttatttatttatttatttttatttataacatgggaaaagggggtgattcaaacttttattaggggagggggctttttactaataacaccactttttttttacacttatactagaagcccccctggggttagggttatcccccctggggttagggttatccccctgggcttagggttagtccccctgggggaattctagtataagtacactgatctctcattgagatctatgcagtattattatattgcatagatcaatgagatcggcacttgatcgcattgatctatgcagtataactatcgTCTGCTGCATTACGGCTCAGACCCTGGCCGGGTaaggacacggggatcgctcctccgtgacaacgtcgcgcggggggggggggcgattcccccactagacaccagggataaggctgcaagaaggattcagatgcagctgtcaactttgacagctgcatctaaaaacttaattagcgggcacggtggtcggactgtgcccactaatagctgggctacaagcggcacccgggactgcggcggtttaGAGCAGGGCCGCTGCGCGGCAGCGCTCTGAAGTCCTCTAGGCTGCCcagggtacgcccagggtcatctaggggttaatggtTTGTCCACTAAATCCACAgtttttcttcttcctgtcaAAAGTTTCACCCCTTCCTTACAAGATTCGACCACTTCCTTCAACTTTGACACTTATCGTGAAAATTTTCTTTAAGAAATCAAGAGGGGGTGTTTTGCTCACAAGCAGTTTTGAAATATGTtctctatatttatttatttatttaacttttctttgttatacatatgaccactaggtgtctccctttgcTGTGCATGTGTATAGCTGCTatgtgtccacattcagtagcagagaatcctgggagtgctagcattgtatggtcagctctcctgtcacacatcaccaaaacctctgtaaccacacagtgacattatactgactgaaatggtacataacaaagagcattgtctcataACATGAATTGAATTAGATGGATAGATGTCTTTCCAtgtgtgagcgcacaaaggacgGGAATTTCCTGCGTTTGGACTCTTTTTtgttgaacagagaaaagaccaaatatcatggaccacagtttggccttatatataatgttggtttaaacatagaaagaaagaaaaaagcaagtatattgcaaaactgcttgcgatcacgacccgttgatttaaaaaaaaaaaaaactggcaacAGATAAGCTGTAAGCAGCATTACCCCTTCCCAATCTATGACATAATAGGTAGGTGTAGCTGAccctgctccatacacagcatGTACCCTTATTGGAccatttaactgtgtagatgccatGAGCAACTGTGGCATCAAGACAGTGTTATATTGCACGGTCAAAGCCACTGAGTAAGTGACTACCaatctcttagggtcctattccactggacgattatcgctcattttatcgttaaatcgttcgaatctaaacgataattgttcgtttgaaaagcagttaacgactaacgactgaatgagaaatcgttgatcgtttaataagacctggacctatttttattgttgctcgttcgcaaatcgttcgcattgaataagtcgTTCggtgatcataagtaacgattatctttccatgtaaatgggtgaacgatttcaggtctttcataatagcggtcgtttgggccgtttatcgttaacgattatgcgaatgataatcgtcccgtggaatagggcccttagatcagcactcatttacacgACTTGGGCCAGATCATTCATGCCTGATCTGCAGACAAATAAGCATTTGATCAGCTGATTgttagccctattacacagggggatATCGGCCTGTCCATAATAGGGCCGTTTTTCGTCACTAATCGTCAGAGAATCTGATCAGCACACCAGCAATGCCATCGCTGGGTGCCAATCGGTTGTCATAGCAACTTACATATTGCAGTTAACTGTGACTTCTACGATCTCTTGCCACAATAGCTTTCAAACCttacataaaaacataataaatgtgAAAAACTTTGCAAAATTATAGAGCTGAAATTATTTTTCTAAATCTTTTTATGTAACAGGTTTTTGTGGGAATGAAGCAAAATCCAACAGTGAGAGATGATCTATAAGGCAGTGACTGATCCCACAAGTGTGATCAGGTTCCCTGGTCTGGGATATATAATAGGAGCCAATAGGGAAACAGATCCCAGTTTAGAGAACAAAGACCATCTTGCCGGTGGCTCCGCTGCTCTGGATGATGTCTTCATGGGCCTGAGGTGCTTTCTCCAATGGATACTCAGGTCCGATCAATGGCTTTACCCATCCGCTCTCCATTCCTCCAAAGAGAGCGGCTCCTGCCTCCTTCCAATCATCCTAAAACCAAAAAGAACTTGTTGATATACATAATGTATAATGCAAAAAATGCatctgtaaaaaaacaacaacttataAAATAACAATTACACAGCATACTAATAGCACTGAAGTCAGTCCTGTAACTAACTGACATATACAGAAAACATTGCTTCCAGGAACACTCTGGTTCTTTACTTCCTATTCGTCAGTAGCCTACAAAGTCATTTATAGTACCTTCTTTAGTCTGGTGATAGAGGGACTAAGAAACCATTTCTTCCTATGTTGGTCCGATCTCTCCTGCAGCTATTTGGGAAACATTCAAAGAAGAACTCTAGTTCTATCCAACAataacagggaggcagtactatctgtgccaacAGGTTTTACATGGAGAAACAGGGAGGCAGTACCTTGTGCGCTAACAGGTTTCACATAAAGAAACAGggggggcagtactatctgtgcctacatcatttacaaggagaaacagggaggcagtactatggGTGCTTACATCATTTACAAGGAgaaacagggaggcagtactatctgtgcctacatcatttacaaggagaaacagggaggcagtactatatgtgcctacatcatttacaagGAGAAACAGGGATGCAGTACTATGTGTGCCGACATCATTTACAAGGAgaaacagggaggcagtactatatgtgcctacatcatttacaagGAGAACTCAACTTGTTGAAATCAACTTGTCTTTCTCTGGAGGTAAAGATAGTATGGCTTCCCTGTAaataatgtaggtacagatagtactgcctccctgtctctctttgTAAATGATATAGGTCAGTGCAACTAGTACCGCTATAATTTACAGCCGTGTACATATTTGTGTTTGCGATACAGAACAGACCAAGGGTCAATATTCTTGTAACATATTCATattacagcggtgccttggattaccagcataattcgttccggggccgctcTTGTAATCCAAAactactcttataccaaagcaaactttcccataagaaatcataatgattttaaattctaaataacatgtaaaacagatagaacaaacattcagaaacagcagaatctgtgatattataagttactgtacagtaatggagaggatgggaaacacaagggcggacagagactgcagggagcatgaaggaatgagcagggcagatgtgggcacagtatagcagtgctctctgtccggggagagaggggttacagctatggagagattacctccacagtcctgtcccctgatgtaagccccagcctgaagtggatctgctattatttggaaggtgagggagacttcctgggtcagagtacaggtctgtagaccccgctatgcagaccatgcccctcctccaccccccctcccacccagtacagggagctctttaaccaaagcaatgctcttataccaagtcacaattttgaaaaactgtgagctcttaaaccaaaacactcttaatccaagttactcttaaaccaaggtaccactgtaattgccTTCTGTTTTTACCTTAGTGGAGCCGTGGAGTTGCACTCCAATTATACTGGACTCCTTGGCCATTGTGTCTCTTgggtttatttcaatggaacctcGGCAGCCGACAATCTAGAATAAAGGAAATCAGCATTAAGACTTATGCTACGGGGAAACTGGGTGTTACAGTCTGTTACAGTCATGAACAGACATTATAGGACCAGTGCACCACATGGGATAACCAGTGTAGGTACTTACAATCACTCGGCCACCAAAGGATAAGAGTTTCAGGTCATTGCTGAGGTTCACATTGGACAACATCTCCAGgatgacattaaccccttcttcTCCTGCAGCCTCCTACATATTAGAAAGGATAAGcttcatctttccattgactcacAATATCCCGTAAGTAACATGAAGCAGTGGTGGCAGCTACAGCATACGGGGGTAcaatggtatatacatatagatctTTGGGTTGAATATGTTAGGAACACTTACTTGGATCTTCTCAATATAATCCTTGTCCCTGTGGTTGAACACTTTGTGGGCTCCATTCTGTAAAACCAGATTTAACCCTTCTTGGCTGCCAGCTGTGCCAAACACCTTGAATCCATAGGCCCTGGCAATCTGACAAGCTGCTATTCCAACCTACAAGGGACAAAAATGACAGGTCAGGTAAGGTCAGCATGTCAATGTATGACTACAGTGAtgagaaaccttcggccctccagctgttgcaaaactacaattcccattatgtctggtcagccgaagctttagctttgataGAAGAGGGCAACTAAGTTATATTCTCTGATTACATAGAAAGGGGACACTACTTACTCCCCCACTGGCGCCATGTATGAGGACCAGCTCCCCTGGTTTGCCGTGTGCTCTGTGTAGCAAAAACAAAAAGGTGAAATATTCTGCCgacttttttttacttaaattttTTAGGCCTTATATTTGTCTAGATTTGCCCCATGGAtttctccagaccctattctttgtatgggacacatttgtatGCATGCTCCATGACCTCTGTGATATGTACAGGGAGGCTGAGCTAAACTAAACATATTACTTGATCCTGGGAAGAAGTTTAATACTAGAATAGATATATTTGATAAAGCTCTGCATGTGACTGGAACATAAAAGATATTGAAagtaaaggagtactccagattAGGGATgctccgaaccgagttcgtacggagtttgtacgaacccgaaccatccgcaatgattcctgctgtctgcccgctccgtgcagcgggcggatccagcggaaggaacgcctggaaaactgggatacagccatagccatagcgggaatccgatgccgagcgtttgggttcagccgaacccgaacctcggcgggttcggaccatccctactccagataaataaataaaaaatcaactggtgtcagaaagttaaacagatatgtaaattacttctattataaattctccagtctcccagtagttatcagctgctgtatgtcctgcaggaagtggtgtattttctccagtctgacatagtgctctctgctgccacctctgttcatgtcaggaactgtccagagcaggaaaggttttctatggggatttgctactgctctggacagagagcactgagtcagactgaaaagaaaacaccacttcctgtggacatacagcagctgataagtacaggaagactggagattttaaaattgaATTCATTTACAAATCcttataactttctggaaccagtaggtttttatttttttctctggagtacccctttaagattaataCTCAAGATGCAGATATACAAAATAAAGCAACTGCAATATTTCCTTTTAAAAATGCAGAgattttggaagaaaaaaaaagtttagcatCTTTTCAACAATAGGCTTTTTTAGATAAGGAAAAGTGATGACTATAGCTACACCCTATAGCCCTTACTTCTTAAACAGTGCCCTGTAGGCGGTGAAGTATGGCACAGATATGGCAGCTCCTTGCTTAAAGTTCAGCTGCTTGGGAAGTTGGTAGACGGTATCTTCGGAGGCGATTGCGTACTCCGCGTAtcctcctgtgactgtggctctgGTGAACACCCGATCGCCTCTCTGTACAGGATATCAatgaaaattacaataaaaaacatACAGGACAAAAGCAATATATTGTCAGGTGTTTGCAATGTTACCGTGATAGAAACGCAATGTGTgcacacagacaagacacagcgCCACCAGGTGGTGAATAATTGtataagattgaaaaaaaaaaaaacttaccttaAATGAAGTCACATTTGTCCCAACATCCTCCACCACCCCTGATACGTCAGTACCTGGCGTGTAGGGCAGGCTTGGTTTCCGGGCGTAGACGCCGGCTCTGATGTATGTGTCCACAGGGTTTATTCCGCAGGCGTGCACTCGAATTAAAACCTTTGGAATGAACAGAGAGAAAACTATGAGTGATCTCAGATACGAGAACGCTgatccagatttactaaaacggTCTAATTATGATGGGAGGAGCACTGATCGCCATTCATCTACAGAGTGTCCCGAGAATGGGgacacaatgaatggagtgctcacaacaactggtgtcagaacattatacagatttgtaaattacttctattttaaaacctcaagtcttctagtacttatcatctgatgtatgtcctgcaggaagtgatgtattctttccagtctgacacagtgctctctgctgccacctctgtccatgtcaggaacttccagagcagcagcaaatccccatagacagttcctgacatggacagaggtggcagcagagagcactgtgtcagactggaaagaatacatcacttcctataggacatacggcagctgataagtacataaagacttgatttttttaaagagaagtaaattacaaatctatatacttttCAGACAACGGttgatctgaatttttttttccacactggagttcccctttaattctcacTTTATGAGTGCAGCTGCACTTTAAGGAATTCTCAACTGTGCTCTACACTGCAGCGTCACATCATGCAGACATCAGTACCTGGTTCTCTCCTGGTGAAGGTACTGGGACATCTGTAAGCAACTTCAGGACATCAGGTTTCCCAAATTCGGATACCCGGATCACTCTCATGAACTTTCCCACAGAAGCCATAGCCGTCTATCTgcaacacataaatatatatatatcccagacctcatatacagcacataacaCTGAGGCAGACATACTGGCTGGATGATACATAGCTGATAGCTACTTCTGCTGATCcccaatacatatatacacattagatagccagtcctccccaaaaATTGCTGCATTTAGCTGACGCATACGTGTTGTGTATGGCCGCCTTTGGACTACTTTCTGCAAGGATTCAGAATTCTACAAAAGAAAACTAGCAGCTCTGATGTTGTGTCTGATATCTGTAGTATGAGTGATGGACGTGTAATGTAAtatcatacatacagtatgtgtggtgTGAGCCCCGGTGATTTTGTGTCGGAgaattggccggtcacttgctagatggtgaagtgtgacgccactctggaggtggttggccgagatacagccagacctcaTGATGTTacttcgtgacgccagtgccggttgggcacacaggtgtgatggcatgcctgcttttattttaggaggcCGGTTgtccccttttcccctgtggacagtgtcctgccgggctgctactgagtcccttgggatagtgtaatcacggatggccggagtggtgtagtgaccctcccagactcccatcggaactgccacccacagaaaggggaagtgtcccaaggttgtggtgtacactgtgtcggtgtgaggcGAAGGATCATAAATAAGCCTGTTTTCTACTAGAAAAGTACGTGGCTGTGGCAGGTTACACAGTTACAATGTTTCTCTTTATAAAGCACTTGAGAGTTCCTAGgcgtactgcaactttgctctatccggatcagttcctagcttactgctgtctgaggATACTgtgctgctctgtgactctcctagtccacggcgtggattaaggttgtctctgacttgtcagctcttgaaaggggtttaacactgcatagtgttgtataGTGGCACTAAGAAGAAAACTGTTggctgtgtcctgtcttgcttcctacccatacggagttctagctaagactgacataagtaggggacctggcagaaggccagggcccagagaggccactgtagagagctgtctagcttgtgtccttcctctacaatgtccaacacgaaagacccatgcacttcctccacccatgtgacttccttcctcagggcatctaaagtgcgctgtgagtgggtgaagagtgcaaacagaagaagtaaagagagaggtgataggagagaagaaggacAGATTTCCATTGGTTCAcaaatccatgtgacatacaaataaatgaTAATCCTTTACACTCTTCaactgtgcagcatctgaacacaCAAAtgtaatacagcgacatctagtggcgaaattttaccactactttcatcaccacttctatacaataagtacagacttttctgaagggtgcaaccaatagtaacacccatggtaggacaccacatgtgCACCTAAACTCTTTGTCACACTTTTGATATGACAGAagttgtgatcagtgggggtccggcTAATGAGATATCCACAAATTGCTAAAATAAGGGGACAGATGAGCCTGGTTGAGTCTACACACTGTGACCAGTCACTATGAATCTCTCTGACACTATCATGGCGTCCATATTACATGTGCTCCAAGCAGAAACAAAGGACAAAGTGCTCAACCTGGATCTTCTACTGCTTCTTTCTAGTGATAGGTGGAGTGTCAGACTGGGATATCtggggcccactagaggaaatgatcctggggtccCACCAATGAGAACCAGAGAGAAATAACAGTTAgtacaggttctaaagctgggggcccatcggattctccggtcctctggtgggccagtctggcACTGGATAGGTGGAGGTCTCAGCATCCGGACCCCAATCTATTACAACTATTACCATGTTCATTAGGATAATAAAAGTTCAGTTCCACCTTAAGATAAACTCCAGCTTCATGTACTCTATGAATAGCGAGGGGCCCAGACACACTTCTTACAGCGGGGTCCTTTAGTGTCAGCATCCCCCCTGCACTGACACAATGCAACAGACACGGATTAGACGCTGTAAACCCCCCCAGATCCCCCTATTATTTTTCAGAGAATAGACGGCCTATAAAATACTCTGCACACCATTCACAATGCACAGGAACCTGCTGACTGCACAATGTGGCCGCCAAATTATCTCATAGGATGGAGGGAAATAACAATGTATCACTTTATTAGCTAATCCGCAGGGGTCTGATTCTCCGGGAAAAAATCTGCAACTTTTTAATATACAGTAGGTTCAGAAAGTATTCAGACCCCTTTACATTTTTCACTCTTTGTTTCACTGTTTCACTGCTCAGTAATGTACAATCTGCACCCCCTATCCTGACAGAAATGTAGATATTTTTGCTAATTTATTAaacaagaaaaactgaaatatcaCAAAGTCacaagtattcagaccctttgctcagtattgagtagaagccccctcctccctttgATGCAACAAATTTTtcacacctggatttggggatcctctgccattcttccttGCAGATCCTCTCCGGTTCCCTCAGGTTGGATGGTGGACGTTGGTGGACGCCATTTTCAAGTCTCTCCAGAGATGCTCAATTGGGTTTAGGTCAGGGCTCTGGCTGGGCCGGTCAGGAATGGTCACAGagttgttattttagctgtgtgCTTAGTGTAGTGCCCCACTActtgtttctttttcttctttcttagggtgggttcacactacagaagttCTGGCGGATTACGTTGCTCGTACCGGCTCGCGGCGGAGCACATCTCTGTCCGTGccaatgtcaattctttcagcagtcagtggaatctgcctgtgcatagaaatgagtctatggcacaggcggatagGTGCACCGCTGCAAGCAGGTACTAGGGAGGGAATCCGCCGGaaccggattccgtagtgtgacccCCACCATTACACCTAGGCAAAAGTGTTTCTCTACGGCAGCGGTgacaaactcaaatacacagagggccaaaattaaaaaattgaacaaagtcgcgggccaaccatgataattattgaagcgcgaatgctgcgggtcagagcagcgtgcgtcattcctggcactgtcagtggtgtgggtCTCCCAGCCCTgggcactatgataaatgacatgataaattgctatgacatgattaaatcccaacccatataatagccaatcccccaaaaattGCTTCACATATTagtcagcccttccaatagtgcccaaatagtagccagccccccaagtttcccatatagtagccagccctccccaatagtctctaatatagtagccagccctccccagtaatctcacatagtagccagccctccctaacaatctaatatagtagccatccctccccaatagtctcatatagtagccagccctccccatagtctcttctatagtagccagtcctcccccatagtctcttatatagtaaccagccccccaaGTTTAccatatagcagccagtcctcccccatagtctcttatatagtagccagccctccccaacaatcacatatagtagccagccctccccatagtctcttttatagtagccagacctcccccatagtctcatatagtagcctgccctccccatagtctcttttatagtagccagacctcccccatagtctcttatatagtagccagccctcccccatagtctcttttatagtagccagtcctcccccatagtctcttatatagtagccagacctcccccatagtctcttatatagtagccagacctcccccatagtctcttatatagtagccagccctcccccatagtctcttatatagtagccagccctcccaatagtctcatatagtagccagccctccccatagtctcttatatagtagccagtcctcccccatagtctcttatatagtagccagccccccaagtttaccatatagtagccagtcctcccccatagtctcttatatagtagccagccctccccaacaatcacatatagtagccagaccttccccatagtctcatatagtagcctgcccccccatagtctcttttatagtagccagacctcccccatagtctcttatatagtagccagccctcccccatagtctcttatatagtagccagccctcccaatagtctcatatagaaaccagccctcctccatagtctcttatatagtagccagccctcccaatagtctcatatagaaaccagccctcctccatagtctcttatatagtagccatggcgggcctgatgtaattaaaactcactgcctggtgggccaaaaataatggcccgACGGGCCAAGCTGCTGTACCCTATTCCAACCGCTAGGTGTCACACTCCTTCACAGCATAGCTGCAGACAAACTGGCACTAGCTACACACAGCCCTTCCCTCCATAGCCTACACTTCCTTGGGTTAATCTGTATAGTTTGTTAATCTGTATGGTTTGGTTAGGCAGTCTAATTTTAGACAGGGAGGAGAGTAGACCTGTTATAGACCAGATAGAACCCCCAGGGAAGCTGAAGACGAGGGAGTCTCACCCCTTGCCTAtgcaaagggtctgaatacttatgaccatgtgatatttcaatttttcatgtttaataaatttgcaaaaatatctacacttctgtttagtttttttctgtcAGGGTGGGGAGTgcagacagtgtcggactggcccaccagaggatgctccggtgggcccccagctttagaacctgcactaacacctACACTAATACTCTGAGCAGGACTAAATCAGAAGTGGGAACAAGAATAGTtcaattcactgacagcaaacaggcAGCATTATAGAAAGGATTTTAGGAATAtatatgatttaaaggggttg
The nucleotide sequence above comes from Dendropsophus ebraccatus isolate aDenEbr1 chromosome 8, aDenEbr1.pat, whole genome shotgun sequence. Encoded proteins:
- the LOC138799807 gene encoding quinone oxidoreductase-like — protein: MASVGKFMRVIRVSEFGKPDVLKLLTDVPVPSPGENQVLIRVHACGINPVDTYIRAGVYARKPSLPYTPGTDVSGVVEDVGTNVTSFKRGDRVFTRATVTGGYAEYAIASEDTVYQLPKQLNFKQGAAISVPYFTAYRALFKKAHGKPGELVLIHGASGGVGIAACQIARAYGFKVFGTAGSQEGLNLVLQNGAHKVFNHRDKDYIEKIQEAAGEEGVNVILEMLSNVNLSNDLKLLSFGGRVIIVGCRGSIEINPRDTMAKESSIIGVQLHGSTKDDWKEAGAALFGGMESGWVKPLIGPEYPLEKAPQAHEDIIQSSGATGKMVFVL